The region TTTTTGCCGTTATTTCAATATCGAGAGCGGTTTCTTTCAATGTAAATGTCAAGGTCATCTCAAGATCAAACGGATATCCCTGAAACTCCCCTTTGATAAACGTCGTGCGGAATACTGCAACGGTACTCTCCGCTCTTTCATCCTGTGATACGAGTTCACATGCTTTTTTCATCAGAAAACCGTGAAGGGCATGGCCGCGGGCCGTTTCGTTCGGATATAGTTGGTACGTCTCCCCTTCAAATGTATAGATCCCGTCACAGACTCTGTTCGGGAAAGGTGCCAGGAAATCTCCTTTACAAATATAGTCTTCTTTTAAAAGCTCTTCCGTTTCGTTTCCGTCAAGCACTTTTTGTCCATTGAGAATGAGGATATTGGGATTGCAGCCGTACTTTGGTGCAAGCTGAAGTTTGGAGTTTTTGTATGTTACTACATGAAAATCATCCATGAAGATCATTTTATCATATCTGATATGAAATCTTTTGACTATTCATTTTTTTTGTCGTATAGTTTTAGCAGTTTATTCTCAAATATGGTTGATTCTCCCGAAGGTATAATTGTGCGTCCTGACAGTAAAATTATTGTCCCCCGTGTTGTTGCAGAACAGGATTATTTTGGTCTTCTCAATAAATGTAAAGCTTCAGGATTTGCTGACGTGAATATGGGAAGTATCTCCAAGGATCCGTTCACTCCAGCTCTCACATTCGGTGCAAATCCTTGTTTTGCCGGTGTCACATACACGAAAGACGGAAAAGGAATGTATGTATTTCATTCCGATGAACGGATTTTCCCGCCGGAACTGGAAGGTCTTATAAAAAAAGGGATAGTTCATGGAGGGATTGTCGGAGGGTCTCCTGCAAGTTATAAACGTTCTGAGAATATGGAACTGCTCCAGCAGATTGCCGTTCAGCTTGTCCCCCCGCCTGAAGATGATTTTCAGGCATCATTTGCTGTGGCAGCAAACCCTGCAGAGAATACCGTTTACTATTCTTATAATTCGAGACTATACAGACTGCAGAATACCCAAAAGTGATTGTCATATCAATATTTAACAATTATTTCACTCTATGAATAACGTTGATCAGGCAAAACAAACATTTAAGACTCTCTACGGCAAAGACCCTGAAGTCATCTCTCAGGCACCGGGACGGGCGGAAATTATCGGTAATCATACGGATTACAACAGCGGATATGCACTTTCTGCCGCTATCGCAAGAAAAACGGTCACTATGCTTGCCAGACGGGATGACCGCATGATCCGTGTCGCATCAGCAGGATATGCTGAAGAACCGGCTGAGTTTTCACTTGACGGGATGCAAAAGGGTGAGCACGGCAACTGGCTAAACTACATCAAAGGCGTACTCCGTGAAATTATAAAGGTGAGGCCTGATCTACCGGGTATGGATATCCTCATTGACAGTGATGTTCCGAGTTCAGGCGGTGTTTCAAGCTCCGCCGCACTTGAGCTGTCTCTTGCGACGGGCATAATGCATCTGACAGGCATCGAGATGGATCCGGTGAAGAAAGCTCATATGTGTCAGAAAGCAGAAAACGGTGATCTCATCGGCATTCCCTGCGGCTTCTTGGATCAGGCATCCTCGGGATTATGTCAGAAAGATCATTTATTATTCCTAGATTTTCAGCCGAAAGGAGATATGCCCATCTCAGACATGAAGCAAATCCCTGCAGACTTGTCTGCCTACGACATGACATTTGTCGTAATCGTTGATAAGGATGTAAAACGCAATCTCGGTACCAGCGGATATCCTGCACGTCGTGCACAGTGTGAAAAAAGCGTACCGATTCTTGCTAAAATGCTCGGAAAAGAAGTCAGTTCACTTCGTGATGTGAGTGTCCAGGAGTTTGAAAGCTGTAAAGATAAACTTGAAGAAACCGATTCTGAGATGAGAATGCGTGTGGAGCACATCGTATATGAAAATCAGCGTGT is a window of Candidatus Roizmanbacteria bacterium DNA encoding:
- a CDS encoding galactose mutarotase, with amino-acid sequence MDDFHVVTYKNSKLQLAPKYGCNPNILILNGQKVLDGNETEELLKEDYICKGDFLAPFPNRVCDGIYTFEGETYQLYPNETARGHALHGFLMKKACELVSQDERAESTVAVFRTTFIKGEFQGYPFDLEMTLTFTLKETALDIEITAKNTGTTNAPYGIGWHPYLTAGKKIDDCKLRIPAKKIMEVRTDKELIPTGKLLENEFGPELKTIGATQLDTCFTDLVDHTVKFENIELWMEESMQYFQSYTPEERLSIAVEPMSCAPDAFNNGLGLITLEPGKSISHQFGIRLV
- the galK gene encoding galactokinase, with protein sequence MNNVDQAKQTFKTLYGKDPEVISQAPGRAEIIGNHTDYNSGYALSAAIARKTVTMLARRDDRMIRVASAGYAEEPAEFSLDGMQKGEHGNWLNYIKGVLREIIKVRPDLPGMDILIDSDVPSSGGVSSSAALELSLATGIMHLTGIEMDPVKKAHMCQKAENGDLIGIPCGFLDQASSGLCQKDHLLFLDFQPKGDMPISDMKQIPADLSAYDMTFVVIVDKDVKRNLGTSGYPARRAQCEKSVPILAKMLGKEVSSLRDVSVQEFESCKDKLEETDSEMRMRVEHIVYENQRVLDAVHALENGEMERFGEILTASGKSALELYELDAETPELTKLVTEGRMIEGVIGMRNMGGGFSAIALALVRNDHMDSFQQKLNTSYGPGLEYIPFLPSEGAGIVV